In a single window of the Sediminicoccus sp. KRV36 genome:
- a CDS encoding ion transporter, with translation MQEALTALDAGDALRARVARLVLTPIFQRVVIGLILINAVTLGLETSDSVMETFGGVLHALDAALLYLFTAELLLRIYAFRGRFFRDPWGLFDFAVVAIAWMPASGPLAVLRALRVLRVLRLISVVPSLRNVVEAMLGALPGMGSIVLLMALLFYVFAVMATKLFGGEMEEQFGTLGASLFTLFQLMTLDDWANIVKPAMELQPYALVFFMPFIIISTFVVLNLFIGVIVESIQTLRDDRGADKIVAEEAAKSAERMDIRALVQEVRALRAEVAELRAQPNNTP, from the coding sequence ATGCAGGAAGCCCTGACCGCCCTCGACGCCGGCGATGCCCTCCGCGCGCGGGTGGCGCGCCTCGTGCTGACGCCGATCTTTCAGCGCGTGGTGATCGGGCTGATCCTGATCAACGCCGTCACCCTCGGGCTTGAGACGAGCGACAGCGTGATGGAGACGTTCGGCGGCGTGCTGCACGCGCTGGATGCGGCGCTGCTTTACCTGTTCACGGCGGAATTGCTGCTGCGCATCTATGCCTTCCGCGGGCGCTTCTTCCGGGATCCCTGGGGCCTGTTCGACTTTGCCGTCGTCGCCATCGCCTGGATGCCGGCCAGCGGGCCGCTCGCCGTGCTGCGCGCCTTGCGTGTCCTGCGGGTGCTGCGGCTCATTTCGGTGGTGCCAAGCCTGCGCAATGTGGTGGAGGCGATGCTGGGCGCGCTGCCCGGCATGGGCAGCATCGTGCTGCTCATGGCGCTGCTGTTTTACGTGTTCGCCGTGATGGCGACCAAGCTGTTCGGCGGCGAGATGGAGGAGCAATTCGGCACGCTCGGCGCCAGCCTCTTTACCCTGTTCCAGCTGATGACGCTGGATGACTGGGCCAATATCGTGAAGCCGGCCATGGAGTTGCAGCCCTATGCGCTGGTGTTCTTCATGCCCTTCATCATCATCTCCACCTTCGTGGTGTTGAACCTGTTCATCGGCGTGATCGTGGAGAGCATCCAGACGCTGCGCGATGACCGCGGCGCCGACAAGATCGTCGCCGAGGAGGCGGCGAAAAGCGCCGAGCGGATGGATATCCGCGCCCTCGTGCAGGAGGTACGGGCGCTGCGGGCCGAGGTCGCGGAATTGCGCGCTCAGCCCAACAACACGCCGTAA
- a CDS encoding GNAT family N-acetyltransferase has product MEIRNIRDGDVPALLALNNAEAERVNALTEEALSSLLARAFAARITADGQAFLIAFDHATPPQGPNHAWFTARESYFAYIDRVVVAPGARGRGLARALYDDLARIALGEATNLLVCEVNLDPPNPESMAFHERLGFTACGEAVDHRNGKRVQYLRKPLQG; this is encoded by the coding sequence ATGGAGATTCGCAACATCCGGGACGGCGATGTGCCGGCCCTGCTCGCCCTGAACAATGCCGAGGCGGAACGCGTCAACGCGCTGACGGAGGAGGCCCTCTCCTCCCTGCTGGCCCGCGCCTTCGCGGCCCGGATCACGGCGGATGGGCAGGCCTTCCTGATCGCCTTCGATCACGCGACACCGCCGCAGGGCCCGAACCACGCCTGGTTCACCGCGCGGGAGAGCTATTTCGCCTATATCGACCGCGTGGTGGTGGCGCCCGGCGCGCGGGGCCGGGGCCTTGCCCGCGCGCTGTATGACGATCTGGCGCGGATTGCCCTGGGCGAGGCCACCAACCTGCTGGTCTGCGAGGTCAATCTGGACCCGCCCAATCCGGAAAGCATGGCCTTCCACGAGCGCCTCGGCTTCACGGCCTGCGGCGAGGCGGTGGATCACCGGAACGGCAAGCGGGTGCAGTATCTGCGCAAGCCACTCCAGGGCTGA
- a CDS encoding NnrU family protein produces MLLLLAAAMLWVGVHVGIAGTAVRARLVERLGDAGFRIGYSLISVVSITLLVMAWQAAPYVPLWGIPDWFRWVMALLMLPVLLLFVASVATPNPTAVAGKLDEAGPRGIQRITRHPMLWSFALWAALHLIAKGNLAGVLFFGAFLVTSLVGMPSIDRKLAALQPALWARLAPSTSILPFLAILVGRNKLVLAEIPRLVWILGGVAWLGLLFGHRWIFGYPALPF; encoded by the coding sequence ATGTTGCTTCTTCTCGCCGCGGCGATGCTTTGGGTTGGGGTTCATGTCGGCATCGCCGGGACGGCGGTGCGGGCGCGGCTGGTGGAACGCCTGGGCGATGCCGGCTTCCGCATCGGCTATTCGCTGATCTCCGTGGTGAGCATCACGCTGCTGGTCATGGCCTGGCAGGCCGCGCCCTATGTCCCGCTCTGGGGCATTCCGGACTGGTTCCGCTGGGTGATGGCGTTGCTCATGCTGCCGGTGCTGCTGCTCTTCGTCGCCTCGGTGGCGACGCCCAACCCCACGGCGGTGGCGGGGAAACTCGATGAGGCGGGGCCGCGCGGTATCCAGCGCATCACGCGCCATCCGATGCTCTGGTCCTTCGCGCTTTGGGCCGCACTACACCTGATCGCCAAGGGCAATCTGGCGGGCGTGCTGTTCTTCGGCGCATTCCTTGTGACCTCGCTGGTTGGCATGCCTTCGATTGATCGGAAGCTCGCCGCCCTGCAGCCGGCGCTTTGGGCGCGGCTGGCGCCCAGCACCTCGATCCTGCCCTTCCTGGCCATTCTGGTCGGGCGGAACAAGCTGGTGCTGGCGGAGATTCCCCGGCTGGTCTGGATCCTGGGCGGGGTCGCCTGGCTGGGGCTGCTCTTCGGGCATCGGTGGATCTTCGGATATCCGGCCTTGCCTTTCTGA
- a CDS encoding MbcA/ParS/Xre antitoxin family protein has protein sequence MPSNVALPSLRSPPPRGDAGASSAVVSKAVVRAAGALGLRQLELAHTLGISPASASRLMAGQYLLPAGSKPFEMALLVIRAFRSLSGVLGDQIEQISAWMRVENRALGGVPAELIGTVTGLVNTVAYLDAARARI, from the coding sequence ATGCCCTCCAACGTCGCCCTTCCATCTCTCCGCTCCCCGCCGCCGCGCGGCGACGCAGGGGCAAGTTCCGCCGTGGTCTCCAAGGCGGTGGTTCGGGCGGCGGGGGCGCTGGGCCTGCGCCAGCTGGAACTCGCCCATACCCTCGGCATCTCGCCGGCGTCCGCCTCTCGTCTGATGGCGGGCCAGTATCTGCTTCCGGCGGGCAGCAAGCCCTTTGAGATGGCCTTGCTGGTGATCCGCGCCTTTCGCAGCCTGAGCGGCGTTCTCGGCGATCAGATCGAGCAGATCAGCGCCTGGATGCGTGTGGAGAATCGCGCACTGGGCGGCGTTCCAGCGGAACTCATCGGAACGGTCACAGGATTGGTGAACACGGTCGCTTATCTCGACGCGGCGCGTGCCCGCATCTGA
- a CDS encoding MFS transporter gives MASGIVASSAAGPMTPEEKKVILASSLGTVFEWYDFYLYGSLAAVIGLKFFSMYDESTRNVFALLAFAAGFLVRPFGALVFGRLGDMVGRKYTFLITIVIMGASTFVVGILPTSDQIGIVAPIALIALRMLQGLALGGEYGGAATYVAEHAPNGRRGFYTSFIQITATAGLFLSLLVILGTRSIVGEAAFADWGWRVPFLLSIVLLGISVWIRLQMQESPAFQKMKDEGKGSKAPLGEAFGQWKNAKIALFALLGLVMGQAVVWYTGQFYALFFLGQVLKVDGFTTNMLIAWSLVLGSGGFVLFGWLSDKIGRKPIILGGCLIAALTYFPLFKLMSAEANPALSAAHANISTVVSVDQSTCSFQFNPTGTARFTQACDITKAALARLSVNYRVENVPGQNVARVQIGNQSVSSDQPGFAAALATAVTAAGYPAASNPTVVKMSGPFDIFREQPAVLIGILTLLVIYVTMVYGPIAAALVELFPTRIRYTSMSLPYHIGNGWFGGLMPATAFAMIAQTGDVYYGLWYPIVIALATVVIGIFMVPETFKRDIFATNEDGSASAADWRTGK, from the coding sequence ATGGCTTCAGGAATAGTCGCGTCATCGGCGGCAGGGCCCATGACGCCGGAGGAGAAGAAGGTCATCCTGGCCTCCTCCCTCGGCACCGTCTTTGAGTGGTATGACTTTTATCTCTACGGCTCGCTCGCCGCCGTCATCGGGTTGAAGTTCTTCTCGATGTATGACGAGTCCACGCGAAACGTCTTCGCGCTCCTCGCCTTCGCCGCCGGCTTCCTGGTCCGCCCCTTTGGCGCGCTGGTGTTTGGCCGCCTGGGCGATATGGTCGGGCGCAAATACACCTTCCTCATCACCATCGTGATCATGGGCGCCTCGACCTTTGTCGTCGGCATCCTGCCCACTTCGGATCAGATCGGCATCGTCGCGCCCATCGCGCTCATCGCCTTGCGCATGCTGCAGGGCCTGGCGCTTGGTGGCGAATATGGCGGGGCGGCGACCTATGTGGCCGAGCACGCGCCCAATGGGCGCCGCGGCTTCTACACCAGCTTCATCCAGATCACCGCGACGGCCGGCCTGTTCCTCTCGCTGCTGGTCATCCTGGGCACCCGCTCCATCGTGGGTGAGGCCGCCTTCGCCGATTGGGGCTGGCGCGTTCCCTTCCTGCTCTCGATCGTCCTGCTCGGCATTTCCGTCTGGATCCGGTTGCAGATGCAGGAAAGCCCGGCCTTCCAGAAGATGAAGGACGAGGGCAAGGGCTCTAAGGCGCCGCTGGGCGAGGCTTTCGGCCAGTGGAAGAACGCCAAGATCGCCTTGTTTGCCCTGCTCGGCCTTGTCATGGGGCAGGCCGTTGTCTGGTATACGGGCCAGTTCTACGCGCTGTTCTTCCTGGGCCAGGTGCTGAAGGTGGATGGCTTCACCACCAACATGCTGATCGCCTGGTCGCTCGTGCTGGGTTCGGGCGGCTTCGTCCTGTTCGGCTGGCTCTCGGACAAGATCGGCCGCAAGCCGATCATCCTGGGTGGCTGCCTGATCGCGGCGCTGACCTATTTCCCGCTGTTCAAGCTGATGAGTGCGGAGGCCAATCCCGCCCTCTCGGCCGCCCACGCCAATATCTCCACGGTTGTTTCGGTGGATCAGAGCACCTGCTCCTTCCAGTTCAACCCGACCGGCACGGCGCGCTTCACCCAGGCCTGTGACATCACCAAGGCGGCGCTCGCGCGGCTTTCGGTGAATTACCGGGTTGAGAATGTGCCCGGCCAGAATGTGGCCCGGGTGCAGATCGGCAACCAGAGCGTCTCCTCCGACCAGCCAGGCTTCGCGGCGGCCTTGGCCACGGCGGTGACGGCGGCCGGTTATCCGGCGGCCAGCAACCCGACTGTCGTGAAGATGTCGGGGCCCTTTGACATCTTCCGCGAGCAGCCCGCCGTTCTTATCGGCATCCTCACGCTGCTCGTGATCTATGTGACGATGGTCTATGGCCCGATAGCGGCGGCGCTGGTGGAGTTGTTCCCCACGCGCATCCGCTACACCTCGATGTCGCTGCCCTACCACATCGGCAATGGCTGGTTCGGCGGGCTGATGCCCGCCACCGCCTTCGCCATGATCGCGCAGACGGGCGATGTGTATTACGGCCTGTGGTATCCCATCGTCATCGCGCTCGCGACCGTGGTGATCGGCATCTTCATGGTGCCGGAGACCTTCAAGCGGGACATCTTCGCGACCAATGAGGATGGCTCGGCCAGTGCGGCGGATTGGCGCACCGGCAAGTAA
- the gmd gene encoding GDP-mannose 4,6-dehydratase, giving the protein MPSALITGITGQDGSYLAELLLAKGYIVHGLLRRAGTAARGRIAHLITPEYAGRLILHDGDLTDGANLVRVLQETQPDELYNLAAQSDVAVSFELPEYTSNTDGLGALRLLEAIRLLGMERRTRFYQASTSELFGKVQAVPQSETTPFHPRSPYGVAKLYAYWITVNYRESYGLHASNGILFNHESPRRGEGFVSRKITRAVAAIHHGRQDCLLLGNLEARRDWGHARDYVEGMWRIVQQPEADDYVLATGETHRVRDFATLAFREIGVDLAWEGAGVTETGRCKATGRILVRVDPAFFRPAEVDLLIGDASKAANRLGWRPQTGLDGLVAEMVRADLDALSQG; this is encoded by the coding sequence ATGCCCTCGGCTCTCATCACCGGCATCACCGGACAGGATGGCTCCTACCTTGCCGAACTCCTGTTGGCAAAGGGCTATATCGTGCATGGCCTGCTGCGCCGGGCGGGGACCGCGGCGCGGGGGCGGATCGCCCATCTCATCACACCGGAATATGCGGGCCGCCTCATCCTGCATGACGGCGATCTGACCGATGGCGCCAATCTGGTCCGCGTCCTGCAGGAGACCCAGCCGGACGAACTCTACAATCTTGCCGCCCAAAGCGATGTCGCGGTCAGCTTCGAATTGCCGGAATACACTTCGAACACGGATGGGCTGGGCGCGCTGCGCCTGCTGGAAGCCATCCGGCTGCTGGGCATGGAGCGGCGGACCCGCTTCTACCAGGCCTCCACCAGCGAGTTGTTCGGCAAGGTCCAGGCCGTCCCGCAGAGCGAGACAACGCCCTTCCATCCGCGCTCGCCCTATGGCGTGGCCAAGCTCTACGCCTATTGGATCACGGTGAATTACCGTGAGAGCTACGGGCTGCACGCTTCCAACGGCATCCTGTTCAACCATGAGAGCCCGCGTCGGGGTGAGGGCTTCGTCAGCCGCAAGATCACCCGCGCGGTGGCGGCGATCCATCATGGCCGGCAGGATTGCCTGCTGCTGGGCAATCTGGAGGCGCGGCGCGATTGGGGCCATGCGCGGGACTATGTGGAGGGCATGTGGCGCATCGTCCAACAGCCGGAGGCGGATGATTATGTGCTGGCCACGGGCGAGACGCATCGCGTCCGGGATTTCGCCACCCTGGCCTTTCGCGAGATCGGGGTGGATCTGGCCTGGGAGGGCGCGGGCGTGACGGAGACGGGCCGCTGCAAGGCCACTGGCCGCATCCTGGTCCGGGTGGACCCCGCCTTCTTCCGGCCGGCCGAGGTGGACCTGTTGATCGGCGATGCGTCCAAGGCGGCCAACCGGCTCGGCTGGCGCCCGCAAACCGGGCTTGATGGCCTGGTGGCGGAAATGGTGCGTGCGGATCTGGACGCGCTGTCCCAGGGCTGA
- a CDS encoding DUF4212 domain-containing protein, which yields MPLVESGPEPESATMAAVDPVTAQAYWKKTSGLMWTVLAIWFAAGFGVHFFAQSLNPIHIFGFPLGFYMAAQGSLIIFVVALFWFAKRQNEIDEEFGVQEDA from the coding sequence ATGCCCTTAGTTGAATCCGGCCCTGAGCCGGAATCCGCGACGATGGCCGCCGTGGATCCAGTGACCGCGCAGGCCTATTGGAAAAAGACGTCCGGCCTGATGTGGACCGTTCTGGCCATTTGGTTCGCCGCCGGCTTTGGCGTGCATTTCTTCGCGCAGTCGTTGAACCCCATTCACATCTTCGGCTTTCCGCTCGGCTTCTACATGGCCGCCCAGGGCAGCCTGATCATCTTCGTCGTTGCCCTCTTCTGGTTCGCCAAGCGCCAGAACGAGATTGACGAAGAGTTCGGCGTGCAGGAGGACGCGTAA
- the dapB gene encoding 4-hydroxy-tetrahydrodipicolinate reductase, with product MIQIGITGIAGRMGKLLAEEVAAAGCTLAGGTGRGDDPRALFAASDVVIDFTHAHAAPLHAALAAEFGKGLVLGSSGLSAAEEAAVAEAAQHAPIVYAANFATGVNLVIAMAEKLAAALPGAQYDAEIVEMHHRQKVDAPSGTAVAMGRAVARGRGTTLEEAGRESGRDGHTGARGTGTIGFAALRGGQVVGEHTLLFAAGSEHIALTHRSFDRRAYATGAVRAAQWLKGRPPGLYSMNDVLGLA from the coding sequence ATGATACAGATCGGCATCACCGGCATCGCCGGCCGCATGGGCAAGCTCCTGGCCGAGGAGGTGGCGGCGGCGGGCTGCACCCTCGCCGGCGGCACGGGGCGCGGCGATGACCCGCGCGCGCTGTTTGCCGCGAGCGATGTGGTGATTGATTTCACCCATGCCCACGCCGCCCCCCTCCATGCCGCGCTGGCGGCGGAATTCGGCAAGGGGCTGGTGCTCGGCTCCTCCGGCCTCTCGGCCGCCGAGGAAGCGGCGGTGGCCGAGGCCGCGCAGCACGCGCCCATCGTCTACGCGGCAAATTTCGCGACCGGCGTAAACCTCGTCATCGCCATGGCCGAGAAGCTCGCTGCCGCCCTGCCCGGCGCGCAATACGATGCCGAGATCGTCGAGATGCATCACCGCCAGAAGGTGGATGCCCCCTCGGGCACGGCGGTCGCCATGGGGCGCGCGGTGGCACGCGGGCGCGGCACCACGCTGGAGGAAGCCGGCCGCGAAAGCGGGCGCGATGGCCATACGGGGGCGCGCGGCACCGGCACCATCGGCTTCGCGGCGCTGCGCGGTGGCCAGGTGGTGGGGGAGCACACGCTGCTGTTTGCCGCGGGCTCCGAGCATATCGCGCTGACGCATCGCAGCTTCGACCGCCGTGCCTATGCGACGGGCGCGGTGCGCGCGGCGCAATGGCTGAAAGGCCGCCCGCCCGGTCTGTACAGCATGAATGACGTGCTGGGCCTGGCGTGA
- a CDS encoding RES family NAD+ phosphorylase, with protein sequence MPASDARPYAGLVWRLVEDQGRPATMRLVDTLDEQALLEELLEASKPALPAACAHLHFLLATPFRYQPSRHGSRFRRAFAPHGCFYAAEAVETAAIETGFWQMLFLADAPGLTWPGQALQRRAFSAAVETASALDLTAPPLDQRRAAWTHPVDDAPC encoded by the coding sequence GTGCCCGCATCTGACGCGCGGCCCTATGCTGGGCTAGTCTGGCGGTTGGTGGAGGATCAGGGCCGGCCCGCCACCATGCGGCTGGTGGATACGCTGGATGAGCAGGCCTTGCTCGAAGAACTGCTCGAAGCCAGCAAGCCTGCCCTGCCGGCGGCCTGCGCCCATCTCCACTTCCTTCTCGCGACGCCTTTCCGCTATCAGCCCAGCCGCCATGGCAGCCGTTTCCGCCGCGCATTCGCCCCCCATGGCTGCTTCTACGCGGCCGAGGCGGTGGAGACGGCGGCCATCGAGACGGGTTTCTGGCAGATGCTGTTCCTGGCCGATGCGCCCGGCCTGACCTGGCCGGGCCAGGCGTTGCAGCGACGCGCCTTTTCGGCGGCGGTCGAGACGGCATCGGCGCTGGATCTCACAGCGCCACCCCTGGACCAGCGGCGCGCGGCCTGGACGCATCCGGTGGATGATGCGCCGTGCTAG
- a CDS encoding sodium:solute symporter family protein: MADTTGAKDPFIANLNKIYIGYTGGFAFFVVLLGILEQMGVPDRIIGYLFVFLTIGVYAYIGIISRTQVASEYYVAGRRVPAIYNGMATGSDWMSAASFIGMAGSLYALGYGGLAFILGWTGGYMLVAILLAPYLRKFGQYTVPDFLGARFGGNWARGLGVIVLITASFVYVVAQIVGVGIITQRFLEVSFLTAVFLGLGGILVCSMLGGMRAVTWTQVAQYIILIIAYLIPAILMSVKISGVPIPQLMYGLALERIEVLEQGFRAAGMTPPPGVTGWHTAPFIGPNGQFSLNAAVNFFALIFCLMVGTAALPHVLMRYFTTPSVREARASVAWSLFFIFLLYFTAPAYAAFGKLEIYQTVIGQPIANLPEWIKNWQIISPYGTPWVNIVDVNRDGIVQWGDFRIHPDVVVLATPEIAGLPYVIAGLVAAGGLAAALSTADGLLLALANALSHDVYYKMINRDAPTARRLVISRVLLLVVALAAAWTAGSMGADILFLVAWAFSIAAGGLFAALVMGVWYKKTTNAAACWGMAVGYLVTFFYLIWSEFYGLSFMQTFGTKEAILRAATATAALATASPELKAYAAGLVANAAAIQDGTLAWFGALFGGLPTDHVVLRGRVVGRLWGLNNISGGVLGVPLSFLTIYLVSKFTTAPSLAMQNFVEDIRIPRGGVRLADRREAVD; encoded by the coding sequence ATGGCCGATACAACCGGGGCCAAAGACCCCTTCATCGCCAATCTCAACAAGATCTACATCGGCTACACGGGTGGCTTTGCCTTCTTCGTGGTGCTGCTGGGTATTCTTGAGCAAATGGGCGTGCCGGATCGCATCATCGGCTACCTCTTTGTCTTTTTGACCATTGGCGTCTATGCCTATATCGGTATTATCAGCCGGACGCAGGTTGCTTCCGAATACTATGTGGCGGGGCGGCGTGTCCCAGCCATATACAACGGCATGGCCACCGGTTCGGACTGGATGTCGGCCGCGAGCTTCATCGGCATGGCCGGCAGCCTGTATGCGCTCGGCTATGGCGGCCTCGCCTTCATCCTGGGGTGGACCGGCGGCTACATGCTCGTCGCCATCCTGCTCGCGCCCTATCTGCGCAAATTCGGCCAATACACCGTGCCGGACTTCCTGGGCGCACGCTTTGGCGGCAACTGGGCGCGCGGGCTGGGCGTGATCGTGCTGATCACCGCCTCCTTCGTTTATGTCGTGGCGCAGATCGTGGGTGTCGGCATCATCACCCAGCGCTTCCTGGAAGTCTCCTTCCTCACGGCGGTATTTCTCGGCCTGGGCGGCATCCTGGTCTGCTCGATGCTGGGCGGCATGCGCGCGGTCACCTGGACCCAGGTGGCGCAGTACATCATCCTCATCATCGCCTATCTGATCCCGGCGATCCTGATGTCGGTGAAGATCTCGGGCGTGCCCATCCCGCAGCTCATGTACGGGCTGGCGCTGGAGCGGATCGAGGTGCTGGAGCAAGGCTTCCGTGCGGCCGGCATGACGCCACCGCCCGGTGTCACGGGCTGGCATACGGCTCCCTTCATCGGCCCCAATGGCCAGTTCAGCCTGAACGCGGCGGTCAACTTCTTCGCGCTGATCTTCTGCCTCATGGTCGGCACCGCGGCGCTGCCGCATGTGCTGATGCGCTACTTCACCACGCCGAGCGTGCGTGAAGCGCGGGCATCCGTCGCCTGGTCGCTGTTCTTCATCTTCCTGCTCTACTTCACGGCGCCGGCCTATGCCGCCTTCGGCAAGCTGGAAATCTACCAGACCGTGATCGGCCAGCCGATCGCGAACCTGCCGGAATGGATCAAGAACTGGCAGATCATCTCGCCCTACGGCACACCTTGGGTGAACATCGTGGACGTGAACCGCGATGGCATCGTGCAATGGGGCGATTTCCGCATCCATCCCGACGTGGTCGTGCTCGCCACGCCCGAGATCGCGGGCTTGCCCTATGTGATTGCGGGCCTGGTTGCGGCCGGTGGCCTGGCCGCGGCACTCTCCACCGCGGATGGCCTGCTGCTGGCGCTGGCCAATGCGCTCAGCCATGACGTCTACTACAAGATGATCAACCGCGACGCGCCGACGGCCCGCCGCCTGGTCATCTCGCGCGTGCTGCTGCTGGTGGTGGCGCTGGCGGCCGCCTGGACGGCGGGCTCCATGGGGGCGGATATCCTGTTCCTGGTCGCCTGGGCCTTCTCGATCGCGGCAGGTGGCTTGTTTGCCGCACTGGTGATGGGCGTCTGGTACAAGAAGACGACCAATGCCGCCGCCTGCTGGGGCATGGCCGTGGGCTACCTCGTGACCTTCTTCTACCTGATCTGGTCCGAGTTCTACGGCCTGAGCTTCATGCAGACCTTTGGCACCAAGGAGGCGATCCTGCGCGCGGCCACGGCCACGGCCGCGTTGGCGACTGCCTCGCCGGAGCTGAAGGCCTATGCCGCCGGGCTGGTTGCCAATGCGGCGGCGATCCAGGACGGCACGCTCGCCTGGTTCGGCGCGCTGTTCGGCGGCCTGCCGACGGACCACGTGGTGCTGCGTGGCCGGGTGGTCGGGCGCCTCTGGGGCCTGAACAACATCTCGGGCGGCGTGCTGGGCGTGCCGCTCTCCTTCCTGACCATCTACCTAGTCTCGAAGTTCACCACGGCACCCTCCCTCGCGATGCAGAACTTCGTCGAGGATATCCGCATCCCGCGTGGCGGCGTTCGCCTGGCGGATCGGCGCGAGGCGGTGGACTGA
- a CDS encoding DUF2306 domain-containing protein yields the protein MLMLHLSLSLLALAAILVILLLPKGMGAHRWLGRLAAAALMLSALSSFGIQARGHLSWLHILSVVTLVNIPFAIWAVRHGRVATHKRAMLINAGGLFVAGLFASLAPGRYLYGVLLG from the coding sequence ATGCTCATGCTTCATCTCTCCCTCTCCCTCCTGGCCTTGGCCGCGATCCTGGTCATCCTCCTGCTGCCCAAGGGCATGGGGGCGCATCGCTGGCTGGGCCGCCTCGCCGCCGCGGCCCTGATGCTCAGTGCGCTGAGTTCCTTCGGCATCCAGGCGCGGGGGCATCTTTCCTGGCTGCATATCCTCTCGGTGGTGACGCTGGTGAACATCCCCTTTGCGATCTGGGCCGTGCGCCACGGCCGCGTCGCCACGCATAAGCGCGCCATGCTGATCAATGCGGGCGGGCTGTTCGTCGCCGGGCTTTTCGCCAGCCTGGCGCCGGGGCGCTACCTTTACGGCGTGTTGTTGGGCTGA
- a CDS encoding TetR-like C-terminal domain-containing protein, with protein sequence MSTLEKPYHHGDLRTALLDAADALLDQGGDGAVSLREAARMAGVSPTAAYRHFADKDALLAALALRGFEAFGAAMAAAVARGDVTPYVARGRAYIRFALARPGRFRLMFGPLLARSGAHPALLAASRQAFAALQASTGEKDAALRGWGMVHGLAHLLLDGAIREEGSMEALVDRLIC encoded by the coding sequence ATGTCAACATTAGAAAAACCCTATCACCACGGGGATTTGCGCACGGCCCTGCTGGACGCCGCCGATGCGCTGCTGGATCAGGGCGGGGATGGGGCGGTCAGCCTGCGGGAAGCGGCGCGGATGGCCGGTGTCTCGCCCACCGCCGCCTACCGGCATTTCGCCGACAAAGACGCCCTGCTGGCAGCCCTGGCGCTGCGCGGGTTCGAGGCCTTCGGCGCGGCGATGGCGGCGGCGGTCGCGCGCGGCGACGTGACGCCCTATGTCGCCCGTGGCCGGGCCTATATCCGCTTTGCCCTGGCGCGGCCTGGGCGGTTCCGGCTGATGTTCGGGCCGCTGCTGGCGCGCTCGGGCGCGCATCCGGCCTTGCTCGCCGCCTCACGCCAGGCCTTTGCCGCGTTGCAGGCCAGCACCGGGGAAAAAGACGCAGCACTGCGCGGCTGGGGAATGGTCCATGGCCTGGCGCATCTGCTGCTGGACGGCGCCATCCGCGAGGAAGGCAGCATGGAGGCGCTGGTGGATCGCCTGATCTGCTGA